In one Cercospora beticola chromosome 1, complete sequence genomic region, the following are encoded:
- a CDS encoding uncharacterized protein (BUSCO:EOG09264NJ1), whose amino-acid sequence MSAATKRPRSRPAAPRSASPPPAAKRLKSSHRPAASGLQALVDENARAGRKLGAQLTNGVAKPAAHRVDESHAGAANDTSDADIHDAADSKHDDVISISSGEESSDLEEDADDELARETRSRELANGDAAAGGEEDPHDDQDMADAAPADEPTFGDMLQTRHPAAIDVQKALRNENATSNSLVPTEGRQLVQPPTAGSLGTVLTQALKTNDKDLLESCFAMTEVNAIRATIQRQQSPQIATLLQRIAERIHQRPGRAGRLMIWIQWSLVTHGGYLANQPELMKKLKALARVTRERANGLQPLLHLKGKLDLLSAQLEARRNMQAQSRAAHAHDGANEQDVLYIEGQDTAWSSDDEDTGPNASRQAHRKKTSFLDDNERTMGSDGDEDLPNGFINGFEDDSSADEDDERYGGLVDIEAEEGDSDDQSDDEAAQSDASSEELEESSGEGDSEEEDVKQAKPQTLHRKK is encoded by the coding sequence ATGAGTGCTGCCACCAAACGACCCCGCTCACGGCCAGCAGCGCCTCGATCTGCTTCCCCACCGCCAGCGGCAAAGAGATTGAAGTCGTCTCACCGTCCTGCAGCTTCCGGGCTCCAAGCGCTGGTCGACGAGAATGCCAGAGCTGGCCGCAAGCTGGGTGCCCAGCTAACCAATGGCGTTGCCAAACCGGCCGCACACCGCGTCGACGAGTCGCATGCCGGAGCCGCAAACGATACATCAGACGCAGACATTCATGACGCCGCCGACAGCAAGCATGACGACGTAATTTCCATATCGAGTGGGGAGGAGTCGAGTGATCTCGAGGAGGATGCGGATGACGAGCTTGCGAGAGAGACACGCTCGAGAGAACTTGCCAATGGTGATGCAGCAGCCGGTGGAGAGGAGGACCCCCACGACGACCAGGACATGGCCGATGCAGCGCCTGCGGATGAGCCCACCTTTGGAGACATGCTCCAGACACGCCATCCTGCGGCCATTGACGTGCAGAAGGCTCTGCGTAACGAGAACGCAACCTCCAACAGTCTGGTGCCTACAGAGGGTCGACAGCTCGTGCAGCCACCCACCGCCGGGTCACTTGGTACGGTACTGACGCAAGCGCTCAAGACCAACGACAAGGACCTACTCGAAAGCTGCTTCGCCATGACAGAGGTCAACGCAATCCGTGCCACCATCCAGCGTCAGCAGTCACCTCAGATCGCCACACTTTTACAACGAATAGCAGAACGGATACACCAGAGGCCAGGACGAGCGGGGCGGCTGATGATATGGATTCAATGGTCGCTCGTCACACATGGCGGTTATCTTGCAAACCAGCCCGAGCTGATGAAGAAATTGAAGGCCTTGGCTCGGGTCACTAGAGAGCGTGCCAATGGACTGCAGCCTCTTCTCCACCTCAAAGGAAAGCTCGACCTTTTGAGCGCACAGCTGGAAGCCAGAAGGAACATGCAAGCGCAGTCTCGTGCGGCTCATGCACATGACGGGGCAAATGAGCAGGATGTGTTGTACATCGAAGGACAAGATACGGCTTGGTccagcgatgacgaggatacTGGGCCAAATGCATCACGACAAGCGCACCGGAAGAAGACGTCATTTCTCGATGACAACGAAAGAACGATGGGCTcagatggcgatgaggaTCTGCCCAATGGTTTCATAAATGGTTTCGAGGACGACTCATCagctgatgaggacgacgagcgCTACGGCGGACTTGTTGACATTGAGGCAGAAGAAGGGGACAGTGACGATCAGTCGGACGATGAGGCAGCACAGAGCGATGCTTCCTCGGAGGAACTCGAGGAAAGCTCTGGGGAGGGTGAtagcgaggaggaagatgtgAAGCAGGCGAAGCCACAAACCCTGCATCGCAAGAAATGA